The following are encoded in a window of Massilia sp. R2A-15 genomic DNA:
- a CDS encoding M43 family zinc metalloprotease produces the protein MRTKKSQGAAGMGNGEGVEHDDSAASMNGTQGNGGAGHASLQMPSEALMGESDPNDRGMPGVSLRDREPGMPKGSMEAAEAARGQSMPGGGMGNGGGGDIGGSGRGNGGGGAPNVRSCGTMAVHRRLLSTDPHYARMRDQIEDHARRYETGAASAQRPGVTRIPVVVHVVWNTAAQNISDAQISSQIDVLNRDFRRANPDFSITPAPFLPLATDARIEFYLATTTPTGGPSTGIERRQTTVTGFSDNDAVKSAATGGMDAWPSANYLNIWVCPLDGGLLGYAQFPGGPANTDGVVILQSAFGTNGTAAAPFNLGRTATHEIGHWLNLNHIWGDDGTGCSGTDNVADTPNQGGPNYHVPTFPTLSCSNGPNGDMFMNYMDYVDDRAMVMFTAGQVARMQACLDGVRSAIGAEATAAGAIRPSSSPVVAWGPNRIDTFVLGTDRAMYHKWWGGSSWGPSLTGYENQGGVCTSSPQAVSWGPNRLDVFVTGTDSALYHKWWGPGWGPSLTGYEYMGGLCVGDPRAISWGPDRLDVFVLGTNRALFHKWWDGHAWGPSVTGYENMGGVCVGQPEVASWGPNRLDVFVIGTDRALYHKWWDGHAWGPSVTGYERLGGVCTSAPKVVAWGPDRLDVFVTGTDGALYHKWWDGHAWGPSLTGFERLGGICIGQPEVVAWGPNRLDVFVIGTDSALYHKWWDGHAWGPSVTGYEAMGGVCTSQPRAVSWGPNRLDVFVTGTDSALYHKAWNGAAWSPSVTGYDFMGGTISALREAPKPEPAAVIEATIPPAYIQGEAGKTLLANQ, from the coding sequence ATGAGAACCAAAAAATCACAAGGTGCGGCAGGCATGGGTAACGGTGAAGGTGTCGAACACGACGATTCCGCCGCCAGCATGAACGGTACGCAAGGCAATGGCGGAGCCGGCCACGCTTCGCTGCAGATGCCCAGCGAAGCGCTGATGGGGGAGTCCGACCCGAACGACCGCGGCATGCCTGGCGTCAGTTTGCGCGACCGGGAACCCGGTATGCCGAAGGGGAGCATGGAAGCGGCTGAAGCCGCGCGGGGCCAGAGCATGCCCGGCGGCGGCATGGGCAATGGCGGCGGAGGCGATATCGGCGGTAGCGGGCGCGGCAATGGCGGCGGCGGCGCGCCCAACGTGCGCTCATGTGGGACGATGGCGGTGCACCGCCGGCTGCTGTCGACCGATCCGCACTACGCGCGGATGCGCGACCAGATCGAAGATCACGCTCGCCGCTATGAAACCGGCGCCGCGTCGGCCCAGCGCCCCGGCGTCACCCGCATTCCCGTGGTGGTGCACGTGGTGTGGAATACGGCGGCGCAGAATATCTCCGATGCACAGATCAGCAGTCAGATCGACGTGCTCAATCGCGACTTCCGCCGCGCCAATCCGGATTTTTCGATCACCCCCGCACCCTTCCTCCCGCTGGCCACGGATGCGCGCATTGAATTCTACCTCGCCACCACCACGCCGACCGGCGGACCGTCCACCGGCATCGAGCGGCGCCAGACCACGGTCACCGGATTCAGCGACAACGACGCGGTCAAGTCGGCGGCAACCGGCGGCATGGACGCGTGGCCTTCGGCGAACTACCTCAATATCTGGGTGTGCCCGCTGGACGGCGGCCTGCTCGGCTACGCCCAGTTTCCGGGCGGCCCGGCGAATACCGACGGCGTGGTGATCCTGCAGTCGGCCTTCGGCACCAACGGCACCGCGGCCGCGCCGTTCAACCTGGGGCGCACCGCCACCCACGAAATCGGCCACTGGCTGAACCTGAACCACATCTGGGGCGACGACGGCACCGGCTGCTCCGGCACCGACAACGTGGCCGACACGCCGAACCAGGGCGGCCCGAATTACCACGTCCCGACCTTCCCGACCCTCAGCTGCAGCAACGGCCCGAACGGCGACATGTTCATGAACTACATGGACTACGTCGACGATCGCGCGATGGTGATGTTCACCGCCGGCCAGGTCGCGCGGATGCAGGCCTGCCTGGACGGCGTGCGCAGCGCCATCGGCGCCGAAGCGACCGCCGCCGGCGCGATCCGTCCGAGCTCGTCGCCGGTGGTGGCGTGGGGACCCAACCGCATCGACACATTCGTGCTCGGCACCGACCGCGCGATGTATCACAAGTGGTGGGGCGGCAGCTCGTGGGGTCCGTCGCTGACCGGCTACGAAAACCAGGGCGGCGTGTGCACCAGTTCGCCGCAGGCCGTGTCGTGGGGCCCGAACCGGCTCGACGTGTTCGTCACCGGCACCGACAGCGCGCTGTATCACAAGTGGTGGGGACCCGGCTGGGGCCCGTCGCTGACCGGCTACGAATACATGGGCGGCCTGTGCGTCGGCGATCCGCGCGCCATCTCGTGGGGACCCGACCGCCTCGACGTCTTCGTCCTCGGCACCAACCGCGCGCTGTTTCACAAGTGGTGGGACGGCCACGCCTGGGGCCCGTCGGTCACCGGCTACGAGAACATGGGCGGCGTCTGCGTCGGCCAGCCGGAAGTCGCATCGTGGGGCCCGAACCGGCTCGACGTCTTCGTCATCGGCACCGACCGCGCGCTGTATCACAAGTGGTGGGACGGCCATGCCTGGGGGCCATCGGTCACCGGCTACGAGCGGCTGGGCGGGGTCTGCACCTCGGCGCCGAAAGTGGTTGCATGGGGACCCGACCGGCTCGACGTTTTCGTCACCGGCACCGACGGCGCGCTGTACCACAAATGGTGGGACGGACACGCCTGGGGCCCGTCGCTGACCGGCTTCGAACGGCTGGGCGGCATTTGCATCGGCCAGCCGGAAGTGGTGGCGTGGGGACCGAACCGTCTCGACGTGTTCGTCATCGGCACCGACAGCGCGCTGTACCACAAGTGGTGGGACGGCCACGCATGGGGCCCGTCGGTCACCGGGTACGAGGCGATGGGCGGCGTCTGCACTTCGCAGCCGCGCGCGGTCTCCTGGGGACCGAACCGTCTCGACGTGTTCGTCACCGGCACCGACAGCGCCTTGTACCACAAGGCATGGAACGGCGCGGCATGGTCGCCCTCGGTCACCGGCTACGACTTCATGGGCGGCACCATCTCCGCGCTGCGCGAGGCGCCGAAGCCGGAGCCGGCGGCCGTCATTGAAGCGACGATCCCGCCTGCTTATATCCAGGGCGAGGCAGGCAAGACGCTGCTGGCGAACCAATGA